In Buchananella sp. 14KM1171, the genomic stretch CGCCGCGCAGGGCGAGCGCACCATCATCGTCTCCTCCCACCTGGTCTCCGAACTGGAAAACCTGGTGGAGGACGTGGTGATCCTCAAGGAAGGCAAGCTGCTCTCCGCCGGGCCTGCGGAGGAGCTGCGCTCCCGCCTGACCGCGCTGGTTGGCCCCGCCGACGTCCTGTCGGCCGCAGTGCGGGAAAACGCCTGGAAGGTGGTCAGCTCCCGCGAACTCGGGCCCACCCGGGAAGTGGTGTTGGACTGCCACCCGGAGCGCTCCCTGCTGGCTGGGCTCGCCGCCCAGGGCGTGCAGATAAGCCCCGTCCCCTTCCAGGACGCCTTTGTCCACTTGATCCAGGAGGAGAACTGAAATGGCTGCGAAACTGACCCACTCGATCCCCTCGGCGGCTGCGGCGGCGCCCGGCGGCCAGGGTCGTCCGGGGGCTCCGGCCGGTCCGGCTGGTTCTGGTGTGCCGGCTTTGCCCGCACCGCCCAGGTTCTGGGACCTGGCCAAGGCAAACCTAAAGATGAGCAAGGGATTTCTTCTCACGGTCCCCGTGATCGTGGTGGGGAACTTTGCCATCAACGTCGCCGTGAGGCTGATCGCCGGCTACAAGCCCACCAGCCCTGAGCTACTGATTTTCGGGATGATGACCGTGGCGTGGGGCTTCGTGCTGGTCATGGGCGTCCTGGAGTACGCGGTGCCTTCGGTCGCCTCGACTAGCGGGGCATCGAGGCTGCGCCAGATCGCAGCGTCTTGGACGGCGGACCTGGCGCTTATGGCAGTCGTCGTTCCGCTGGTCTTCATCCTCCCCGCAGTGGCGCGAATGCTCTTCCCCGGGGCCTCCCGGGCCGGGTACGAGCTCTACAGTGCAGAGCCCGTCTGGCACGGCCTGGCGATGGTGTTTGCCATCGTGGCCCTAGCGGCGGCCGGGCGCCTGATCGGCATCGGCTTCGTCAGGCTCCACTGGACCGCAGGGGTGGCGCTCATCGTCCCCTGGCTGGCGCTGGCGGCCGTGGTGGTGCTGTTCTTCGTGCCCATGTACGGGCAGGCCTCGGTGGGCGACTTCCTGCAGCTGCCGCGCTGGGGCGCCCCGCTGGTCGGGGCGGTGTTGGTCGCCGCCAGCGTCGCCTGGGGGCGCAAGATCAGGCTCACCACGCTGTAAGGCAAGCACCCGGGCGGGGCGGGAAGGCCGCCCCGCCCGGGAGGGGCAGCTGGGCCCGCGCTGGCCGGACGGGGAAGGCAAGCCTGCGGGGCAACGCAAAGGGCGGGCGGACACGCAACGTGTCCGCCCGCCCCCTCTGCTTTGCGGCAGGGTCAGGCGCCCGTGGCGGCCGACTCCCGCGCGGCCAGCGCCGCCAGGGCGCCGTCCGGCTTCGCCATGAGCTCGTCCCACCGGCCCACCTCGACAACGCGGCCGCGATCCATGACCACGATCTGGTCGGCGTACCTCACCGTGGAGATCCGGTGCGCGATCACCACCAGGGTGCGGCCCCGGGTGGCCCGGGTGATCCCGTCCAGCACGCGCGCCTCCGTGGCGGCATCGAGCTGGCTGGTGGCCTCATCCAGCACGGTGACCGGGGCGGCGCGCAGCAGGGTCCGCGCCAGCGCCAAGCGCTGGCGCTGCCCGCCCGAGACGCGCTCGCCCATCTCGCCCACCTTGGTGTCCAGGCCGGCCGGCTCGGTGGCCAGCCATTCGTCCAGGGCTGCGGCGCTGCACGCGGCCGCCACCGCCTCCTCCGACGCCCCCGGCGCGGCCAGGCGCAGGTTTTCCCGCACGCTCATGTTGAACACGTGCGGCCGCTGCGGGGCGTAGGCCACCACCTCGCGTAGGCGGGCCAGGTCCAGGCGGCGCACATCCACCGCCTGCCCGTTAGCGCCCACCAGCTCCACGCTGCCCGCATCCGTGTCCCACGTGCGCGTCAGCAGGGAGGCGAGCGTGGACTTACCCGAGCCCGACGCCCCCACGATCGCTGTCACCTTCCCCGCCGGGATGTCCAGGTCCACGCCGTGCAACACCTGGGGTCGCTGGGCGGCCGGAGCGGCACCGGGCCCGGTGCTTGGGGCGGCGGGCGGAACGTCGTCCCCCTTGCCGGTGGGCGCGGGGGCGGTAAGCGCCTCACGCAGAGCGGGGTGGGTGAAGTCCACGCCGCGCACGCGCACGCCCACCGCGCCGCCTTTAGCAGTGCCCACCGCGCCGCCGTTAGCGCCGCCGCCCTCAGCGGCGTCGCCCTCGGACGAGCCGCCACCGTCAACCGCGCCGCCGGTGGCCAGCTCCAGCGGGGAGTCGGGCTGCGCCACCAGCGGGGCGCGGTCGGTGACCTCGAAGATGCGCCGGGCGCTTGCCCACGCCTGGTCCAGGTCCACCGCGAAGTCCTCCACGGCCAGCACGGGCGCGAATGCCGCCAGCGCCACGCCGACCGCCATGCCCAGCTGCCCCGCGCTGAGCTCGCCGGCCAGCCACAGGTGCCCGGCCACGCCCGTCATAGCCACCACGGCCCCGCCCAGCAGCGCCTGGTTCAGGCCGCGCCGGGCCGCCACCCAGCCGCCCGCCGTGCGCAGCCCGGCGCCGATCTGCTCCTCGTGGCTCGCCATCTGGTCCAGACGGCGCTGTTGGGCGCCAAAGGCCAGGACCTCGCGCACGCCCTGCACCGAGTCGGTGACCTGGTGGGACAGCGCCCCGCGCGCCCGCCTGATCCGCACCGCCGCGGCCTCGCTGGCGCGCCCACCCAGGGCGGGCACCACCGCGCCGGCCAGCACCAGGAACGGCGCCAACGCCAGTGCGACCCACCACGACGTGCTCATCCCCAGGTGCGTCAACACCGCCACCGGCACCAGCACCGCCGTGGTCAGCGGCGCCAGGGTGTGCGCAAAGAACACCTCCACCCGGTCCACGTCCTTGGTGACGCGAGAGAGCAGGTCTCCCGAATCCATCGCCTCCGTCAGCGCCGGGGCCTGCGGCTCCAGCGAAGTGAAGAAGTAGCCGCGCAGCAGCGCCAGCGAACGGAAGGCCACCCAGTGCCCGGCGAACTGTTCCAGGTAGCGCAGCAGCGCCTTGGCCAACGCCAGCCCGACCAGCCACCACAGCGTGGCGGGCAGCGACAGCGCCGCCTCACCCGCTGCGGTCGCGGCGATCTGCCAGCCGGCCAGGCCGAACATCGCGATCCCCACCAGCAGCTGCGCCAGTCGCGCCAGCATGGAGATCCCCAGCGGTGCGATCACCGGCCGCGCCACCTGCAGCAGGCGCCGCGAGAGCTGCCACACCGACAGGTATGCCGGGGCCTGCAACGCGGACGACGCTGCCGCCCCCGCCTCCCCGCCGACGGGACCGGAGTGTGGGGTACCGCCCCGCTCGGCGGCAGGTGCCCCGGCGGCAGGGGTGTGCAGGTGAGCGCTCATCGCAGTGCTCCGTCCTTCAGCTCCACCACGCGCTGCGCCGCAGCGATCGTGGCGGCACGGTGGGAAATTGTCAGGGTGGTGCGCCCCTTACCAACCTCGGCCAGGGCGGCCAGCAGGTCGGCCTCGCTGGCCAGGTCCACGTGGGCGGTGGGCTCGTCCAGCAGCAGGATCGGGGCGTCCTTCAACAGCGCGCGGGCCACGGCCAGGCGCTGAGCCTCGCCGCCCGACAGCGCCAGGCCGCGCTCGCCGACCACCGTGTCCAGGCCGGCGGGCAGGCGCTCCAGCAGCTCGCCCAGGCGGGCCGTGCGCAGCGCGGAAAGCATCTCCTCGTCGCTCGCCTCCGGGCGGGCCAGCGCCAGGTTCTCCCGCAGTGTCCCGGAGAACAGGTAGGTGGTCTGCTCCACCACGGCCAGGCGCGAGCGCAGCCAATCCAGCGGAACCTCCCGCAGGTCCAGGCCCTCCACGCGGATCGCGCCGCTCTCCGGGCGGCGGTGGCCCTGCAGCAGGGCGGAGAGCGTGGACTTGCCCGCCCCCGATTCGCCAGTGAGGACGACGCTCTGCCCGGCCCCGACCTCCAGACTGGCCGAGCGGAGAACCGGCACGTCCTTTTCCCAGCTGAAGGCAACGTCGTCCACCTCGATGGTGCCGGGGGAGGGCACGGTGGTGGGGGCGGTGAGGCCGGGGGAGTCGGCGGAGGCGGGCTGCTCGGCGCGGATGCGCTTGATCTCGCGGTCGGCCGCCATGCCGCCCATGCCCAGGTAGAAGAACTGGCCGATCCGGTCCAGCGGGTCCAGCATGATCGCGCTCAACAAAACCAGCGCCAACGCCTGCCCGGCCGTGATCGCGCCCGACTGGTAGCGCCACAGCGCCAGGCCGGTCGCGGCGGTGATCATGCCCAGGCTGAAGACGGCGTCCACGATGAACAACACCAGCTGGTTGCCCGCCAGGTAGCGCATGACGCGCACGCGCACCTCCTCCGCGGCGGCGGCCAGCGTTGCTGCCATCTTGCCCGATGCGTTCATCTGCACCAACGCGGACAGGCCCTGGATGGCGTCCAGCTCCTGGGCGGCCAGCGCGCGCGAGGAGGCCCGGTAACGCTTGGAGACCGGCTTGAAGGCGCGCTGGAACAGGGTGATGCTGAGCGGGACGATCGGGATGGAGACGGCCAGGATCGCGGCGCTCACCCAGTCCACTGCCAACGCCACGATCGCCACCACGAGGAGCGGGGTGAGCAGGGAGGCGATCTGCGGGGCCAGGAAGATCGTGCGGTAGACCGCGTAGCGCTCCACCCCGTCGGTGGCCGTGTTCACCAGGCGCCCGGCACGCTCCCGGGTGCGCTGGGTGACGCCCAGGGAGAACAGGTGGCGCAGCAGCTCGTGGCGGGTCTGGCTCTCCACCTGCGCCTGCGCGGCGGTGGTCAGGCGGACGACGGCCCATGCAGCCAGTCCGGACAAGGCCGCCAACGCGGCGGCCAGCGCCAGGGGTGCGGCGGGCGACTGGCGCGCCAGCAGGTGGTCCACGCCCCGCCCGACGGCCAGGTAGGTGCCGGCCAGGGCCACAGAGGAGCCCAATGCCAGTGCGATCACGGGTGTCTTTCGCATCCAACCCTCCCAGAAAGTCAGCTAAGGCAAGCCTAATAGGGGAGCTGACGGGGTGTCACTACCGGGGGTGTGTGAGCTTGAAGCGGAAAGCTGGTGACGCGATGTCAGGAAAGTTGGGGGAGGTGGTGGGGTGGGATGGTTTTTGGGCGTTGGGGGTGGTGGCTGCAGCCTGGTGAAGGTGGCTCCAACTAGACGTTTGGGGTCTCGACTCGACGTTCGGGGTCTCGACTAGACGTTCGGGGCTTCAACTCGACGTTAGTCGGGGGTCTAACGTCGAGTTGAAGGGTCAAACGTCGAGTTGAAGGGCCTTTCGTCTAGTTTCGCGCCGGCCGGGGAGGAGGCGGGGCGGCGCGAACGTCGAGGTTGGGCCACGCCCCACCCGGGAGGAGGCGGCGCGAACGTCGAGGTTGGGGCACGCCCCACCCGGGAGGAGGCGGGGCGGCGCGAACGTCGAGGTTGGGGCACGCCCCACCGGGGAGGCGGCGGCGCGAACGTCGAGGTTGGGCCACGCCCCACCCGGGAGGAGGCGGCGCGGCGCGCTCAGCCCGCGCCTCACTGGTCGGCGCGCGCTCAGCCCAGCGGGGTCTTGTAGCACAGGTAGGCCAGGCGGATCGCCTCCTGGCGTCCCTTCAGGATGCCGGACTGGATCACCCCGACCACGCCGGTGAGCACCGAGATGATTCCCAGCCCGGAGGAGAGCACGGCGGTGGGCAGGCGCGGCACCAGTCCGGTCTGCGCGAACTCCCAGATCACGGGCACGCCCAGGCCCAGGCTGGCCAGCGCGAACAGGGTGGCCCACAGGCCGTAGAACAGGGTGGGGCGCTCGTGGGAGAGCAGGCGCCAGATCAGTCCCAGGATCTTGAAGCCGTCGCGGAAGGTGTTGAGCTTGGACTCGCTGCCCTCGGGCCGGTCCTTGAAGCCCACCCCGTACTCGCGCTGCGGGATGCGCAGGGACATGGAGTGGACGGTCAGCTCCGTCTCGATCTCGAACTCGCGCGACAGCGCCGGGAAGGACTTCACGAAACGGCGCGAGAAGATGCGGTAGCCGGAGAGCATGTCCGTCACCTTCTCCTTGAACAGCCAGCTCACCAGCGCGTTGAACGCCTTGTTGCCCTGCGCGTGCCCCGGACGGAAGGCGGAGTTGTCCTTGTCGTCCTCGCGGCAGCCGAGCACGTGGTCCAGGTTCTCCTTCACCAGCAGCTCGATCATTGCGGGCGCTGCGGCAGCGTCGTAGGTGTCATCGCCGTCGATCATCAGGTAGACGTCGGCGTCCACGTCGGCAAAGGCGCGGCGCACCACGTTTCCCTTGCCCTTGCGGCCCTCGAAACGCACGATCGCGCCGGCCTCGCGCGCGACCTCGCTGGTGCGGTCGGTGGAGTTGTTGTCGTAAACGTAGATGTCCATCGAGGGGACGGCGGCGCGCAGGTCTGCCACTACGGTGGCGATGGCCGCCTCCTCGTTGTAGCAGGGGATGATCGCGGCGATCTTCAGGTCGGCTAGGTTCACGGCAGGCCTTAACTCGTCAGGGCACGGAGAAACGCGGGTCTGTGGATGGACCACGACCACACTACCGCGCCGCGCCCCTGCGCTCCGAAGAAACGGCCGGGTTAGGGTGGAGTGGTTGAACGGTTCAAGGGAGTTGCTGGTGAACGCTACTGCACTCGTTTTGCCCACCCTGCTTAGCGCGCTCGTCTACGTGGCGCCCGGTGCGGCCCTGGCGTATGCGATCCGCAAGCGCGGCGTGGACGTGCTGCTTTTCGCGCCCGTCTTGTCCGTGGGACTGGTTGGTGGCGCGGCCATCTTGTTGGGGAAGGCGGGGTTGCCTTTCAATCTGCCTTTCGTGTTGGCCACCTGCGTGGTGATTGCGGCGGTGGTCTACCTTCTGTCCGCCCTGCTGGGTAGGCGTGGGGTGGACGACGCTGCCGCCTCGCCTGCCTCCTCCCGCGCCGCCCGGTCTGGAGGTCGGTCTGGAGGCCGGTCTGGAGGCCGGTCTGGGGGCGGGACTGGCGGCCGGGCCGCCGATGGGCGTGCCGGCGACGGGCGGGCCGGTGAGGGCGCGGGCGGCTGGCCGGTGTGGGCCGCCGTGGCCGGCGGCGTCGTGGTGGGTGGCCTGGTGCAGTGGTACACCTATCTGCGCGGCCTGGCCGGGCCGGAGGCGATCACGCAGACCTACGACACCCCCTTCCACTTCTCAGTCATCACCTACATGCTGCAGGAGTCCAACGGCTCCTCCATCGGGGCGGCCCTGGTGGACAACACGATCGGCTCCTCGTTCTACCCGGCCGCGTGGCACGGCGTGGTGGCCCTGGTGGTCAAGTCCACGGGCGCGTGGCTGCCGGTGGTGGTCAACGCCAACGTGTACGCGATGCTGCTGGTGGTGTGGCCGCTGTCTGCCATGGCCCTGACCCGGGTGCTGCTGCCCGGGCGCCCGCTGGCCCTGTTCACCACGGGTGTGGCCAGCGCGCTGTTCGCGGCCTTCCCGGTGCAGTTCCTCATGTGGGGCGTGCTGTACTCCAACGCCCTATCCTGGGCGATCCTGCCCGCCGCGATGGCGCTGTTCGTGCGGGCCTGGAGCCTGCGCGGTGCCTCCCTGTGGCTGGAGGGCTTCGGCTTCCTGGTGGCCTTCGTGGGTGTGGCGCTGGCCCAGCCCAACGGCGTTTTCACGGGCGCGATCCTGCTCACTCCCTTCCTGCTGGGGCAGATCTGGCGCCTGGTGACCGGGATGCGCCCGGGGGGCAGGCCGCTTGCCTCCGCCACCTGGTGGGCCCTGGCCGCGTGCGCCGGCTTCCTGGGGGCGCTGGCGCTGGCCTGGTTCGGGCTGC encodes the following:
- a CDS encoding ABC transporter ATP-binding protein/permease, with the protein product MRKTPVIALALGSSVALAGTYLAVGRGVDHLLARQSPAAPLALAAALAALSGLAAWAVVRLTTAAQAQVESQTRHELLRHLFSLGVTQRTRERAGRLVNTATDGVERYAVYRTIFLAPQIASLLTPLLVVAIVALAVDWVSAAILAVSIPIVPLSITLFQRAFKPVSKRYRASSRALAAQELDAIQGLSALVQMNASGKMAATLAAAAEEVRVRVMRYLAGNQLVLFIVDAVFSLGMITAATGLALWRYQSGAITAGQALALVLLSAIMLDPLDRIGQFFYLGMGGMAADREIKRIRAEQPASADSPGLTAPTTVPSPGTIEVDDVAFSWEKDVPVLRSASLEVGAGQSVVLTGESGAGKSTLSALLQGHRRPESGAIRVEGLDLREVPLDWLRSRLAVVEQTTYLFSGTLRENLALARPEASDEEMLSALRTARLGELLERLPAGLDTVVGERGLALSGGEAQRLAVARALLKDAPILLLDEPTAHVDLASEADLLAALAEVGKGRTTLTISHRAATIAAAQRVVELKDGALR
- a CDS encoding amino acid ABC transporter ATP-binding/permease protein — its product is MSAHLHTPAAGAPAAERGGTPHSGPVGGEAGAAASSALQAPAYLSVWQLSRRLLQVARPVIAPLGISMLARLAQLLVGIAMFGLAGWQIAATAAGEAALSLPATLWWLVGLALAKALLRYLEQFAGHWVAFRSLALLRGYFFTSLEPQAPALTEAMDSGDLLSRVTKDVDRVEVFFAHTLAPLTTAVLVPVAVLTHLGMSTSWWVALALAPFLVLAGAVVPALGGRASEAAAVRIRRARGALSHQVTDSVQGVREVLAFGAQQRRLDQMASHEEQIGAGLRTAGGWVAARRGLNQALLGGAVVAMTGVAGHLWLAGELSAGQLGMAVGVALAAFAPVLAVEDFAVDLDQAWASARRIFEVTDRAPLVAQPDSPLELATGGAVDGGGSSEGDAAEGGGANGGAVGTAKGGAVGVRVRGVDFTHPALREALTAPAPTGKGDDVPPAAPSTGPGAAPAAQRPQVLHGVDLDIPAGKVTAIVGASGSGKSTLASLLTRTWDTDAGSVELVGANGQAVDVRRLDLARLREVVAYAPQRPHVFNMSVRENLRLAAPGASEEAVAAACSAAALDEWLATEPAGLDTKVGEMGERVSGGQRQRLALARTLLRAAPVTVLDEATSQLDAATEARVLDGITRATRGRTLVVIAHRISTVRYADQIVVMDRGRVVEVGRWDELMAKPDGALAALAARESAATGA
- a CDS encoding DUF6541 family protein, which produces MNATALVLPTLLSALVYVAPGAALAYAIRKRGVDVLLFAPVLSVGLVGGAAILLGKAGLPFNLPFVLATCVVIAAVVYLLSALLGRRGVDDAAASPASSRAARSGGRSGGRSGGRSGGGTGGRAADGRAGDGRAGEGAGGWPVWAAVAGGVVVGGLVQWYTYLRGLAGPEAITQTYDTPFHFSVITYMLQESNGSSIGAALVDNTIGSSFYPAAWHGVVALVVKSTGAWLPVVVNANVYAMLLVVWPLSAMALTRVLLPGRPLALFTTGVASALFAAFPVQFLMWGVLYSNALSWAILPAAMALFVRAWSLRGASLWLEGFGFLVAFVGVALAQPNGVFTGAILLTPFLLGQIWRLVTGMRPGGRPLASATWWALAACAGFLGALALAWFGLHRTKLMERTILVDWPAHTDLPGAVKEVLTGATPDFAATTFLWVAVVASAVIWVVERVLRRDRGLWLVGALLVSMGVYVVGSGVPSVSVTGFALKSILRDILTGFWYHDQRRLAAIPVLVAVVLLAAGVDSLARLVEQGLGAVTGPLSRAGERGWGRLVPAAAAVLVAVLASGVLVHRTVNSQNYADRADRVYRYTVLDEDPPLTASELEFMRQVKDRVGDARIINYPYDGSAFGYSLVGLNVVFRSFEANWIGKPTPEQDLLRTRPIYAAKDPEVCELLERNGIRYMLSMPKNNTPKDGGTAIHFDYTRWYGMDVPPGWEGYTTVMENGKGSYLFEITACR
- a CDS encoding glycosyltransferase, with product MNLADLKIAAIIPCYNEEAAIATVVADLRAAVPSMDIYVYDNNSTDRTSEVAREAGAIVRFEGRKGKGNVVRRAFADVDADVYLMIDGDDTYDAAAAPAMIELLVKENLDHVLGCREDDKDNSAFRPGHAQGNKAFNALVSWLFKEKVTDMLSGYRIFSRRFVKSFPALSREFEIETELTVHSMSLRIPQREYGVGFKDRPEGSESKLNTFRDGFKILGLIWRLLSHERPTLFYGLWATLFALASLGLGVPVIWEFAQTGLVPRLPTAVLSSGLGIISVLTGVVGVIQSGILKGRQEAIRLAYLCYKTPLG